Proteins from a single region of Streptomyces spectabilis:
- a CDS encoding B12-binding domain-containing radical SAM protein encodes MDLLLLFPPLTEATLFPYLSLPYLAGHVRRSGYSAHQVDLSIELVHRLLDGPTLAHEARALDDAQDLPTWYRAAVADASLRHLGEMRDFVLTKNPAPRLGPVRAVRLARQAARLTLRASPLSRVWDDYDSLDKAVLRLSRSPIGSLDVATRNLHGLLTEALDASAPRAVGISVAFFSQLAPALLIAQWIRRRHPGIPVCLGGQQVMLRHDELAALTSVRTAVDALCVTAGEEPLERWLAHLAGNAPLSDVPGMRWLSPEGVKGPGRLPTLRFKDVGAPDYDGLKVHSYLNDTVVLSMVSCVGCYWGRCVFCSYGNRSLERGAYQQASPAQLADTVGRIVESTGIDFVTVVDENTNLRLLARAMRLVRESGLRVRFNTRNRLEPILLDPAFCEELAALGCEGMAVGYEGVSQRLLDKLDKGVRAEDFQTVLDNLAAAGIQVNLSVMGGLLDETDEEAEESLRFLERNRDKFAVDAFELMVAEPGTLLVADPQRFGVVLDRSDAFADNRELNYLGGRVGRRHTVVGGPGRPDTLKRLKHGMRRISAAAAGPVATVARPPARHSALRPHPWIRCAPERLSPPGPDGGSFLLADPVREQVYALPKNHVTRSAAPDGPLTATSERGRSLLGRLAAADAGLMCDAPPPAVRPSR; translated from the coding sequence ATGGATCTGCTGCTGCTCTTTCCGCCGCTGACGGAGGCGACTCTCTTTCCGTATCTGAGCCTTCCCTATCTCGCCGGTCACGTCCGCCGGTCCGGCTACAGCGCCCACCAGGTCGATCTGAGCATCGAATTGGTCCATCGGCTTCTGGACGGCCCGACGCTCGCCCACGAGGCCCGGGCCCTGGACGACGCGCAGGATCTGCCCACCTGGTACCGGGCGGCGGTGGCCGACGCCTCCCTGCGGCACCTGGGCGAGATGCGCGACTTCGTCCTGACGAAGAACCCGGCGCCCCGCCTCGGTCCCGTACGAGCGGTGCGACTGGCCCGCCAGGCCGCCCGACTGACGCTGCGCGCATCGCCGCTGTCCCGCGTGTGGGACGACTACGACTCGCTCGACAAGGCGGTGCTCCGGCTGTCCCGGTCGCCGATCGGTTCCCTCGACGTCGCGACCCGGAATCTGCACGGCCTGCTGACGGAGGCTCTCGACGCGTCCGCGCCGCGGGCGGTCGGCATATCCGTCGCCTTCTTCAGTCAGTTGGCACCGGCTCTGCTCATCGCCCAGTGGATCCGGCGGCGCCACCCCGGCATTCCCGTCTGCCTCGGCGGACAGCAAGTCATGCTGCGGCACGACGAATTGGCCGCGCTGACCTCCGTACGTACGGCGGTGGACGCGCTCTGCGTCACGGCGGGCGAAGAGCCCCTGGAGCGCTGGCTGGCCCACCTCGCCGGAAACGCGCCGCTCTCCGACGTGCCGGGGATGAGATGGCTGAGCCCCGAAGGCGTGAAAGGCCCCGGCCGGCTGCCCACGCTGCGCTTCAAGGACGTAGGCGCACCTGATTACGACGGATTGAAGGTGCACTCCTATCTCAATGACACCGTCGTCCTCTCCATGGTGTCCTGTGTGGGCTGCTACTGGGGGCGCTGCGTCTTCTGTTCCTACGGCAACCGGTCGCTCGAACGCGGGGCCTATCAGCAGGCCTCACCGGCGCAACTCGCGGACACCGTAGGCCGGATCGTGGAGAGCACCGGAATCGACTTCGTCACCGTCGTCGACGAGAACACCAACCTGCGCCTGCTCGCCCGGGCTATGCGCCTGGTGCGCGAGAGCGGCCTCCGTGTCCGTTTCAACACGCGCAACCGACTGGAACCGATCCTGCTCGACCCGGCCTTCTGCGAGGAACTGGCCGCACTCGGCTGCGAGGGAATGGCCGTCGGCTACGAAGGCGTCTCACAGCGGCTGCTCGACAAGCTGGACAAGGGCGTCCGTGCCGAGGACTTCCAGACCGTCCTCGACAACCTCGCGGCAGCGGGCATCCAGGTCAACCTCTCGGTCATGGGCGGCCTCCTGGACGAGACCGATGAGGAGGCCGAGGAGTCGCTCCGCTTCCTCGAACGCAACCGCGACAAATTCGCCGTCGACGCGTTCGAACTCATGGTGGCGGAGCCGGGAACCCTCCTGGTGGCCGATCCGCAGCGCTTCGGCGTGGTCCTCGACCGCTCGGACGCGTTCGCCGACAACCGCGAACTCAACTACCTGGGCGGCAGGGTGGGCAGGCGGCACACCGTCGTCGGCGGACCCGGGCGCCCCGACACGCTGAAGCGGCTGAAGCACGGCATGCGCCGGATCTCGGCGGCCGCGGCCGGACCCGTCGCGACCGTGGCGCGGCCCCCGGCGCGGCACAGCGCGCTGCGCCCGCACCCGTGGATCCGGTGCGCTCCGGAGAGGCTCTCCCCGCCCGGCCCGGACGGCGGCTCCTTCCTGCTGGCCGATCCGGTACGGGAACAGGTGTATGCACTGCCGAAGAACCACGTGACCCGAAGCGCCGCGCCCGACGGGCCCTTGACCGCGACCAGTGAGCGGGGCCGGTCCCTGCTCGGCAGGCTCGCCGCCGCGGATGCCGGTCTCATGTGCGACGCACCGCCACCGGCCGTCCGTCCGTCACGCTGA
- a CDS encoding RiPP maturation radical SAM C-methyltransferase codes for MHITLVNMPWASIDFPSLALGILKRRVADEFPDSRVDVVNANLDYLDWITERTGLTREEYTFCWDSYFTGYSEWIFSSALYDDPHWRDSEFADLVADAVPGDMLNKGRQLHALAPEYIASLVRRILADRPDVVGFSTTFAQNSAVLAAARLIKKLAPEVPVVLGGGNCDGPMGAALHRGFPFVDYVNRGEGEMSFTRLLACLRDGSSPADVPGLCWRDADGTSHANAMSAAPLPASALVTPDYTDYFEQHAASRAGAMAEPHLVVESSRGCWWGQKHHCTFCGLNGSFMEFRSKSPDRFVDELLAMTERHRVLNVAVADNILDMAYLRSVVPRLAESECDLRISYEIKSNMRREQLASLVAAGIHYVQPGIESLNGRVLKLMDKGVTGCQNVRMLRDAESVSLGVVWNYLYGFPGETEEDYEPVIDQFPAIHHLAPPNGVTRIAIERFSPYFNRPELGFGDLSPAAHYAVIYDLPESELRDMAYVFDAAHRGISSTQAERLDKAVETWRHEFPRGRLTQCDLADSIVLTNTRPGFAWRTLTIEEPWETAAFRLLEQPSTSDVLLTKLRADRHDIAAADVSALLARWRTLGLLFEDGGQSVHVVPHAANQDLLRWTTQDASPALVPALLHDAGSRTRRASAATTLQCWRERDEEARERPGMYLGEEQYEDTAKTAVRTVAELAARGTQHVALPEPVTLGPHASDRGAVRRLTHVRELTGRGLSVDWDLDLGAEIGRWRLFSHLYPPRSVAGPDGDAVLDQWRTSFHLNKCGYRRGRGFLEVTDLRHGTQRRVIMRKVNKEKLASLLDGAPATDFRPQEIEAFLKSGLVHRVGSLLWWLPSRITRWPVVG; via the coding sequence GTGCACATCACCCTGGTCAACATGCCCTGGGCCTCGATCGACTTCCCTTCCCTGGCCCTCGGGATCCTCAAGCGTCGCGTCGCGGACGAGTTCCCGGACAGCCGCGTCGACGTCGTCAACGCCAATCTGGACTACCTCGACTGGATCACCGAACGAACGGGCCTGACGCGCGAGGAGTACACCTTCTGCTGGGACTCCTACTTCACCGGCTACAGCGAGTGGATCTTCTCCTCGGCGCTGTACGACGATCCGCACTGGCGCGACTCCGAGTTCGCGGATCTCGTCGCGGACGCCGTGCCGGGGGACATGCTCAACAAGGGGCGTCAACTCCACGCGCTCGCCCCCGAGTACATCGCGTCCCTCGTCCGCCGTATCCTCGCCGACCGGCCCGACGTCGTCGGCTTCTCGACGACCTTCGCCCAGAACAGCGCGGTGCTCGCCGCGGCCAGACTCATCAAGAAGCTGGCGCCCGAGGTGCCTGTGGTCCTCGGTGGCGGTAACTGCGACGGCCCCATGGGCGCCGCGCTCCACCGCGGCTTCCCGTTCGTCGACTACGTCAATCGCGGTGAGGGCGAGATGTCGTTCACGCGGCTCCTCGCCTGCCTCCGCGACGGGTCGAGCCCCGCGGACGTTCCCGGACTCTGCTGGCGCGACGCGGACGGCACCTCGCACGCCAATGCCATGAGCGCGGCCCCGCTGCCGGCTTCGGCCCTGGTCACACCGGACTACACGGACTACTTCGAGCAGCACGCGGCCTCCCGTGCCGGGGCCATGGCCGAGCCCCACCTCGTGGTGGAGAGCTCTCGCGGCTGCTGGTGGGGCCAGAAGCACCACTGCACCTTCTGCGGGCTCAACGGCTCGTTCATGGAGTTCCGCAGCAAGAGCCCGGACCGCTTCGTGGACGAGCTGCTCGCGATGACGGAGCGCCACCGGGTGCTCAACGTCGCCGTCGCCGACAACATCCTTGATATGGCCTATCTGCGCTCCGTGGTCCCGAGGCTCGCGGAATCGGAGTGCGACCTGCGCATCAGCTACGAGATCAAGTCCAACATGCGCCGCGAGCAGCTCGCCTCCCTCGTCGCCGCGGGCATCCACTATGTGCAGCCCGGCATCGAAAGCCTCAACGGCAGGGTGCTGAAGCTGATGGACAAGGGCGTGACCGGCTGCCAGAACGTCCGCATGCTGCGGGACGCGGAGTCGGTGAGCCTCGGCGTCGTGTGGAACTACCTCTACGGCTTCCCGGGCGAGACCGAGGAGGACTACGAACCGGTCATCGACCAGTTCCCGGCCATCCACCACCTCGCCCCGCCGAACGGGGTCACCCGCATCGCCATCGAACGCTTCAGCCCCTACTTCAACCGCCCGGAACTCGGCTTCGGCGACCTGAGCCCCGCCGCTCACTACGCGGTCATCTACGACCTCCCGGAATCCGAACTCCGCGACATGGCCTATGTCTTCGACGCGGCGCACCGAGGCATCTCCAGCACGCAGGCGGAGCGCCTTGACAAGGCCGTCGAGACCTGGCGCCACGAGTTCCCCCGGGGCCGGCTGACCCAGTGCGACCTGGCGGACTCGATCGTGCTCACCAACACCCGCCCCGGCTTCGCGTGGCGGACGCTGACCATCGAGGAACCCTGGGAGACGGCCGCGTTCCGCCTCCTCGAACAGCCCAGCACGAGCGACGTCCTGCTGACCAAGCTCCGGGCGGACCGGCACGACATCGCCGCGGCGGACGTGTCGGCCCTGCTCGCCCGCTGGCGCACGCTGGGACTGCTCTTCGAAGACGGCGGCCAGAGCGTGCACGTCGTACCGCACGCCGCCAACCAGGACCTCTTGCGCTGGACCACCCAGGACGCCAGTCCGGCGCTGGTGCCCGCACTGCTCCACGACGCGGGGAGCCGCACCCGGCGAGCGAGCGCCGCGACGACACTCCAATGCTGGCGGGAACGCGACGAAGAGGCGCGCGAGAGGCCCGGCATGTACCTGGGGGAGGAGCAGTACGAGGACACCGCGAAGACCGCGGTACGAACGGTCGCGGAACTGGCAGCCCGGGGCACTCAGCACGTCGCCCTCCCCGAGCCCGTGACCCTTGGACCTCACGCAAGCGACCGGGGGGCGGTCCGACGACTCACCCACGTACGGGAGTTGACAGGACGAGGCCTCTCCGTCGACTGGGATCTGGACCTCGGAGCCGAGATCGGACGATGGCGGCTGTTCAGCCACCTGTACCCCCCGCGTTCGGTGGCGGGCCCCGACGGCGACGCCGTGCTCGACCAGTGGCGCACCTCGTTCCACCTGAACAAGTGCGGCTACCGGCGCGGCAGGGGCTTCCTGGAGGTCACCGACCTGCGCCACGGGACGCAACGGCGCGTCATCATGCGCAAGGTGAACAAGGAGAAGCTGGCGTCACTCCTGGACGGCGCCCCTGCCACGGACTTCCGGCCCCAAGAAATAGAGGCGTTCCTGAAGTCGGGTCTCGTGCACCGGGTCGGCTCCCTCCTGTGGTGGTTGCCCTCGCGCATCACCCGCTGGCCGGTCGTGGGGTGA
- a CDS encoding TerD family protein — MGPFYASTALGGGRRRTSTSRSRPRAAPAPSGAQLERARRQAERAQQEAERDAAIAHLRALRQQMTSVHLQSFAPAHPPAVPGPPQLGLPWALAEAKAFHLAGLGVFARSGRAEAKLRAEQDAPGYLAAEQARLQGVHGELAAEAHQWWQALVANDEATVCETVNYAFSDNPAAGCAVGVDGSVMSVVMRQQDIDTLPDQTPGVTSAGRPTLKTLTKRDRVLWWLTAMGSNVIATLKEGFAVAPGITAIDLAVITRMPDTQRLGFAAYGRWSRQAVEAGPWREPEDALRFLDVGDDVACAVTTTASGNLSSAIKPLDTSRLPGLQSLLDHAQDDAASVDATLADLDGDLRATVPATPDAPAPDHYRIRTFAEWRTQTPSVAPPPAIGEPAPAAPTALVPGQNLTLPDEAWDGLHIAFSFGGADADLTLFLTDAQSRVASDEDFVFYNQPSAAEGAVRLLGKLNDGTHTVERAAVHLAALPEHVQRMTIAINMDVDTGLTCGSLTHAELSVGCATAVWAFQPPADPAIRAMVVAELYRHRSADGRPVWKLRAVGQGWADGLDDLARAHGVDVG; from the coding sequence ATGGGGCCCTTCTACGCCTCCACCGCACTGGGCGGTGGGCGCCGCCGGACCAGTACGAGTCGCTCGCGGCCACGGGCCGCCCCCGCGCCCTCGGGCGCACAGCTGGAACGGGCCCGTCGGCAGGCCGAGCGGGCGCAGCAGGAGGCGGAACGGGACGCGGCCATCGCGCACTTGCGCGCACTGCGGCAGCAGATGACCAGCGTGCACCTGCAGTCGTTCGCCCCCGCACACCCGCCGGCCGTACCCGGGCCGCCGCAGTTGGGGCTGCCCTGGGCCCTGGCCGAGGCCAAGGCGTTCCACCTGGCGGGGCTCGGCGTGTTCGCCCGCTCCGGGCGTGCGGAGGCGAAGCTGCGGGCCGAGCAGGACGCGCCGGGGTACCTGGCCGCTGAGCAGGCGCGGTTGCAGGGCGTCCACGGGGAGCTGGCCGCCGAGGCGCACCAGTGGTGGCAGGCCCTCGTCGCGAACGACGAGGCGACCGTGTGCGAGACGGTCAACTACGCCTTCTCCGACAACCCCGCCGCAGGCTGCGCCGTCGGGGTCGACGGCTCCGTGATGTCCGTGGTGATGCGCCAGCAGGACATCGACACGCTGCCGGACCAGACCCCCGGAGTCACCTCCGCCGGGCGCCCCACTCTGAAGACGCTGACCAAGCGGGACCGGGTCCTGTGGTGGCTCACGGCCATGGGGTCCAACGTCATCGCCACCCTCAAGGAGGGCTTCGCCGTCGCGCCGGGGATCACCGCGATCGACCTCGCGGTGATCACGCGCATGCCGGACACCCAGCGGCTGGGATTCGCGGCGTACGGCCGGTGGTCCCGCCAGGCCGTCGAGGCGGGCCCCTGGAGGGAGCCGGAGGACGCGCTGCGGTTCCTCGACGTCGGCGATGACGTGGCCTGCGCCGTCACCACGACCGCCTCCGGGAACCTGTCGAGCGCCATCAAGCCCCTGGACACCAGTCGGCTGCCCGGTCTGCAGAGCCTGCTCGACCACGCCCAGGACGACGCCGCCTCGGTCGACGCCACGCTGGCCGACCTGGATGGCGATCTCCGTGCCACCGTCCCGGCCACCCCCGACGCACCGGCCCCGGACCACTATCGGATCCGCACCTTCGCCGAGTGGAGGACGCAGACCCCGTCCGTGGCCCCGCCGCCCGCCATCGGCGAGCCCGCTCCCGCCGCCCCGACGGCGCTCGTGCCGGGGCAGAACCTCACGTTGCCCGACGAGGCGTGGGACGGGCTGCACATCGCGTTCAGCTTCGGCGGCGCGGACGCCGACCTCACGCTCTTCCTCACCGACGCGCAGAGCCGGGTCGCCTCCGACGAGGACTTCGTCTTCTACAACCAGCCGTCCGCCGCCGAGGGAGCCGTGCGTCTCCTGGGGAAGCTGAACGACGGCACGCACACCGTGGAGCGCGCCGCCGTCCACCTCGCGGCCCTGCCCGAGCACGTCCAGCGCATGACGATCGCGATCAACATGGACGTCGACACCGGACTGACGTGCGGCTCCCTCACCCACGCGGAACTGTCCGTGGGGTGCGCCACCGCCGTCTGGGCCTTCCAGCCACCCGCCGACCCGGCCATCCGCGCGATGGTCGTAGCGGAGCTGTACCGGCACAGGTCCGCCGACGGCCGGCCGGTGTGGAAGCTCCGAGCAGTCGGACAGGGCTGGGCCGACGGACTCGACGACTTGGCCAGAGCGCACGGTGTCGACGTGGGGTAG
- a CDS encoding cytochrome P450, whose amino-acid sequence MSEQIITLSNKTVSDPAEYGPLRDHGPLFRAAIEGLESPVWFVAGFDDCKEILHDSRFIRDQSKLPGAEGPSLTDEMLEQVGMPREYFKYFGLLGLSDGEEHTRMRNVVARAFTARRVNALRAGLEKSAADTYAALAAKGEGDLIGELGYPFTAAAICELMGVDEADRPKLMGWIMEYVSYDTERLVAAIGNIIDYYKDLIARRRAEPTDDLISELTKPGGPDQDLLTDDVIIAIFLLLTSTGIAPPAHFLGQAILALLQHPEELAKLRAEPKLLARRTVPELIRFATSVPTGGPLYAAEDFEFRGCPVKTGDAVIPSLLGVNHDPRQFSDALKLDVARDMGPGVGHLSFGSGSHYCTGAALAQLETEIVINTFLIQNQTMELAVKPEELQYFDVPGKGTALGALPVRF is encoded by the coding sequence GTGTCGGAGCAGATCATCACCCTGAGCAACAAGACCGTGAGCGACCCAGCGGAGTACGGGCCGCTGCGTGACCACGGTCCCCTCTTCCGGGCGGCCATCGAGGGCCTTGAGTCCCCGGTCTGGTTCGTCGCCGGCTTCGACGACTGCAAGGAGATCCTGCACGACTCCCGTTTCATCCGTGACCAGTCGAAGCTGCCCGGGGCGGAGGGCCCGAGCCTGACGGACGAGATGCTCGAGCAGGTCGGCATGCCGCGGGAGTACTTCAAGTACTTCGGTCTCCTCGGTCTGTCCGACGGCGAGGAGCACACCCGGATGCGCAACGTGGTCGCGCGCGCCTTCACGGCCCGCCGCGTCAACGCGCTGCGCGCGGGCCTGGAGAAGAGCGCCGCGGACACCTACGCGGCCCTGGCCGCGAAGGGGGAGGGCGACCTGATCGGGGAGCTCGGCTACCCGTTCACGGCCGCCGCCATCTGTGAGCTCATGGGTGTGGACGAGGCCGACCGGCCGAAGCTCATGGGCTGGATCATGGAGTACGTCTCGTACGACACCGAGCGTCTCGTCGCGGCCATCGGCAACATCATCGACTACTACAAGGACCTCATCGCGCGCCGCCGCGCCGAGCCCACCGACGACCTCATCTCCGAGCTGACGAAGCCGGGCGGTCCCGACCAGGACCTGCTGACCGACGACGTCATCATCGCGATCTTCCTGCTGCTCACCAGCACGGGCATCGCGCCGCCCGCGCACTTCCTCGGCCAGGCGATACTCGCCCTGCTCCAGCACCCCGAGGAGCTGGCGAAGCTGCGCGCCGAGCCGAAGCTGCTCGCCCGCAGGACCGTGCCGGAGCTGATCCGCTTCGCCACGTCCGTGCCGACCGGTGGACCGCTGTACGCGGCCGAGGACTTCGAGTTCCGCGGCTGCCCGGTGAAGACTGGGGACGCCGTCATCCCGTCTCTGCTGGGCGTCAACCACGACCCGCGGCAGTTCTCCGACGCGCTCAAGCTGGACGTCGCCCGTGACATGGGCCCCGGCGTCGGCCACCTCTCCTTCGGCAGCGGCTCGCACTACTGCACCGGTGCGGCGCTCGCGCAGCTGGAGACGGAGATCGTCATCAACACGTTCCTGATCCAGAACCAGACCATGGAACTCGCGGTCAAGCCCGAGGAACTCCAGTACTTCGACGTCCCTGGCAAGGGCACTGCGCTCGGCGCCCTGCCGGTCCGCTTCTGA
- a CDS encoding class I SAM-dependent methyltransferase, producing MLHDESAAPPRSLNAAEWDHTYDRTVAGWDEEPPPVLGVLLAAYAPPPARIMDVGCGLGTTARWLADRGYTVTACDFSTRAIEEARRRTPATAAVRYELLDATDPASPLHAFPVVLDRGVLHTCPTDGERRTFAAAMSRMCGPGGLWFHVGAAALSEEDALNQSRGPSWTTEKTFLDAVSPWFTVLALHTADFGRRPGVTDWPARYAVLRRRAT from the coding sequence GTGCTTCACGACGAATCCGCCGCGCCGCCGCGCTCCCTCAACGCGGCCGAATGGGACCACACGTACGACCGCACGGTCGCCGGATGGGACGAGGAGCCGCCACCCGTGCTCGGCGTACTCCTCGCCGCGTACGCTCCGCCCCCGGCCCGCATCATGGACGTCGGCTGCGGCCTCGGCACCACCGCGCGCTGGCTCGCCGACCGCGGCTACACCGTGACGGCCTGCGACTTCTCGACCCGGGCGATCGAAGAGGCCCGACGCCGCACACCGGCCACCGCGGCGGTGCGCTACGAGCTCCTGGACGCCACCGACCCCGCGTCACCCCTGCACGCGTTCCCGGTGGTCCTCGACCGCGGCGTCCTGCACACCTGCCCCACCGACGGCGAGCGCCGGACGTTCGCCGCGGCGATGTCCCGGATGTGCGGGCCCGGCGGACTGTGGTTCCACGTCGGCGCCGCCGCGCTCAGCGAGGAGGATGCCCTGAACCAGTCACGCGGACCGTCCTGGACCACGGAGAAGACCTTCCTCGACGCGGTGTCGCCGTGGTTCACGGTGCTCGCCCTCCACACCGCCGACTTCGGCCGCCGACCGGGGGTGACGGACTGGCCGGCCCGGTACGCGGTGCTCCGGCGCAGGGCGACCTGA